From a region of the Capricornis sumatraensis isolate serow.1 chromosome 22, serow.2, whole genome shotgun sequence genome:
- the TDRD6 gene encoding tudor domain-containing protein 6 isoform X2, with protein sequence MCSTPGLPTPGASLVLWVSFVDVQPEVIPVQLWGLLGERRDEYVRLSREIQEAAAAARGPWMLGGASALPGELCLVQVGRLWHRGRVVSRQAQESRVFLLDEGRTIAAGAGSLAPGRSEFFHLPSEVLGCVLAGLVPVGGGGAGGGEPQHWAASAVDFLRHLQGKEVHGRVLDILLLHRLVLLEVPELSQQMQELGLARQVPDGVFRSLLKRYLSAATPILGPRAPVVPRVPPRQEQPGLDYFYPQLQLGVTEPVVVTQVCHPHRIHCQLRSLSQEIHRLSESMAQVYRGSPGTGDEPSTSAPWEEREESPDKPGSPCASCGLDGLWYRALLLETFRPQRCAQVLHVDYGRKELVSCSSLRYLLPEYFRMPVVTYPCALYGLWDGGRGWSRSQVGDLKALILGQAVNAKIEFYCSFEHVYYVTLYGEDGINLNCVFGVQSCCLADRFLQSQGREEEAEPETAFQCQSSAEEMDEEISLPTLPSIRLKMNTFYDAQVEFVKNPSEFWVRLRKHNGTFSKLMKKMCSFYASASKLDGVILKPEADDLCCVKWKENGYFRAMVTRLDDQNVDVFLVDRGNSENVNRYDVRMLLPQFRRLPVLALQCTLADIWPLEEHWSQEAISFFKKTVLHKELVIHVLDKQDNQYIIEILDESRTGEENISKVMAQAGFAKYHEFETKDSLSVSVHSPGHVSNHFTTDSNRISSAKKEVEQKAVRDGKTTAVPEVVTGTAAMTNVSAGLVQDNEKRVSVYSPLVQNFLGIESGSSCKGELQVGTTVEVRVSYIENPGHFWCQLTRNTQRFKALMGGIQDYCNNTAPPHEGTTPACLAKRTADGKWSRALITGAQSSEYVNIIFVDYGDKEMISVKNIYSITEEFLKAKVQAFRCSLYNLIQPMGQNPFLWDEKAIQAFIEFIDNARENNLELKCTIFALASIHDELFNVVDLLTPFRSVCHFLVQKRLARPVKLQKPLEFSIQLHSYFYSTYDMKIGNEESVYITHVDDPWTFYCQLGRNASILEQLSHHITQLSQVLLHLRTSHLVPGTLCLAKYTDGNWCRGVIIEKEPNKVFFVDFGNIHVVTSDDLCPVPSDAHSVLLLPMQAIKCSLSDVPDHIPEEVTAWFRETVLDKSLKALVVAKDPDGRLIIELYNDSIQINATINEKLGLRGYKGGTRRRKSKAFLSTTETLEVKKADVKLSPTEYLSKSENKPDSMALLGETYKPKISSACRELKFLQSSTKTNLVTPHQDSVGNKNNQVSPLTTDKKLESSAEPSLKATKLEASLSERKLRDSCDKGLPLKISEFPKKAIMPGFKTTVYVSHINDLSDFYIQLTEDEAEIDRLSERLNDTRTRPEYYAGPPLQRGDVICAVFPEDNLWYRAVVKEPQPNDLLSVQFIDYGNVSVVHTNKIGKLDHVNALLPGLCIPCSLKGFGVPGILNHKEVMHYFSRRTDEAPIRCEFVHFQDKWEVTLADEHGIIAEDMVSRYAFSEKSQLEFSTQIVQGACSTSVSKTDVDTSMFLNWYNPKMKTIRAYATVIDGPEYFWCQFADTKKLQHLEVKVQTAGEQAADQRSRIHCPRIGDPCIVRYREDGHYYRALVTSICEDYLVSIRLVDFGNIEDSVDPKALWNIPSELLAVPMQAFPCCLSGFNISQGACPREGCDYFYEIVTEDVLEITILDIKRDVCDIPLAIVDLKSKGESISEKMKKYSKIGMSSSDLRYEKNDAEIKGALRFPSPDVGLKKSISKLGQERILHVESQTAELLERLNKDLKILETQPGKFYDPKTDNIFEAFENPGKNKIGTELLEEKIKGLFGDRAKFDDKSPMSGFNTFLPHATEAKEVLELNSLEVPLSPDDESKEFLELESIELQHSLVGDEEKEDLGLVPPTITLPQGCDPEVTLPPLPGQLPLNCEDEKQPELELPIAQLCLEDRINPLSLTVSQKAQESLCTEDVRGSSCAESSDEERRLRLRRQTCDAKMQIEMSIYKEEFTECTNRDAMSSLTSLFSEEEYRDARKHNYTLPDHIPAQPENTYTLKGFTVGSKCVVWSSLRNTWSKCEILEIAEEGTKKRGLEMMEI encoded by the coding sequence ATGTGCTCGACGCCCGGGCTGCCGACGCCGGGGGCCTCGCTGGTGCTGTGGGTGTCCTTCGTGGACGTGCAGCCCGAGGTGATTCCCGTGCAGCTGTGGGGGCTGCTGGGCGAGCGGCGAGACGAGTACGTGCGGCTGAGCCGGGAGATCCAGGAAGCGGCGGCGGCTGCGCGTGGCCCGTGGATGCTGGGCGGTGCCTCGGCCTTGCCTGGCGAGCTGTGCCTGGTGCAGGTGGGGAGGCTGTGGCACCGCGGCCGCGTGGTCAGCCGGCAGGCGCAGGAGAGCCGGGTCTTCCTGCTGGACGAGGGCCGCACCATCGCGGCCGGGGCGGGCTCGCTGGCTCCCGGGCGCAGCGAGTTCTTCCACCTGCCGTCGGAGGTGCTGGGCTGCGTGCTGGCCGGCCTGGTGCCggtgggcggcggcggcgcgggcgggGGCGAGCCCCAGCACTGGGCGGCCAGCGCTGTGGACTTCCTTAGGCACCTGCAGGGCAAGGAAGTGCACGGGCGCGTCCTGGACATCCTGCTGCTCCACCGCCTGGTCCTCCTGGAGGTACCCGAGCTGTCCCAGCAGATGCAGGAGCTCGGCCTGGCTCGGCAGGTGCCTGACGGCGTCTTCCGCTCCCTGCTAAAGCGCTACCTCTCGGCCGCAACGCCTATCCTGGGCCCCAGGGCCCCGGTGGTCCCGCGAGTCCCCCCTAGGCAGGAGCAGCCTGGCCTGGATTACTTCTACCCTCAGCTGCAGCTGGGCGTGACGGAGCCCGTGGTGGTTACCCAGGTGTGCCATCCCCACCGCATTCACTGCCAGCTCCGCAGCCTCTCGCAGGAGATCCACCGCCTCTCCGAAAGCATGGCTCAGGTATATCGGGGCTCCCCGGGGACTGGGGACGAGCCCTCTACCAGTGCCccctgggaggagagagaggagagcccAGACAAGCCTGGCTCTCCTTGCGCATCCTGCGGGTTGGATGGACTTTGGTACAGGGCGCTCTTGCTTGAGACTTTCCGGCCCCAGCGCTGTGCCCAGGTGCTTCACGTCGACTATGGAAGGAAGGAGTTAGTGAGTTGTAGTAGCCTCCGCTACTTGCTGCCTGAATATTTTCGGATGCCTGTGGTGACCTACCCTTGCGCACTGTACGGACTCTGGGATGGTGGGAGAGGTTGGTCTCGGTCCCAGGTCGGTGACCTGAAGGCACTGATTCTGGGCCAGGCAGTGAACGCAAAGATTGAATTTTATTGTTCCTTCGAGCATGTGTATTACGTCACCTTATATGGCGAAGATGGGATTAATCTTAACTGTGTGTTCGGAGTACAGTCCTGTTGCTTGGCTGACCGGTTCCTTCAGAGCCAGggcagagaagaggaggcagaacCGGAAACAGCTTTTCAGTGTCAATCTTCTGcggaagaaatggatgaagagATTTCACTCCCCACCTTACCCTCTATCAGGTTAAAGATGAACACCTTCTATGACGCCCAGGTGGAGTTTGTGAAAAATCCTTCTGAGTTTTGGGTTAGGTTGAGGAAACACAATGGCACCTTCAGCAAGCTGATGAAGAAAATGTGCAGTTTCTATGCCTCTGCCAGTAAGCTGGATGGTGTCATCTTGAAACCCGAAGCCGATGATCTTTGCTGTgtcaaatggaaagaaaatggctACTTCCGGGCTATGGTCACCCGATTAGACGACCAGAATGTGGATGTGTTCTTAGTCGACCGGGGCAATTCAGAAAACGTGAACCGGTATGACGTGAGGATGCTGCTCCCTCAGTTTAGGCGGCTACCGGTATTGGCCCTGCAGTGCACCCTGGCCGATATTTGGCCTTTGGAAGAACACTGGAGCCAAGAggcaatttccttttttaaaaagactgtgcTCCACAAAGAGTTAGTTATCCATGTCCTTGATAAGCAGGATAATCAGTATATTATTGAGATTCTTGATGAATCAAGAACGGGAGAGGAAAACATTAGTAAGGTGATGGCTCAAGCTGGATTTGCCAAGTACCACGAATTTGAAACAAAGGACAGTCTTTCCGTAAGTGTCCACTCTCCAGGGCATGTTTCAAACCATTTTACCACAGACAGTAACAGAATATCTTCTGCCAAGAAGGAAGTAGAACAAAAAGCCGTGAGAGATGGTAAAACTACAGCTGTTCCAGAAGTAGTGACTGGCACAGCAGCTATGACAAACGTTTCAGCTGGACTCGTGCAGGACAATGAGAAGAGAGTGTCTGTTTACTCTCCTCTGGTACAGAATTTCTTGGGAATTGAGTCAGGCTCTTCTTGTAAAGGAGAGCTGCAAGTTGGAACTACAGTCGAAGTCAGAGTATCTTACATTGAAAATCCCGGCCATTTTTGGTGTCAGCTGACCAGGAACACCCAGAGATTTAAAGCACTCATGGGTGGTATTCAGGACTATTGCAACAACACAGCTCCTCCCCACGAGGGAACTACTCCTGCTTGTTTGGCAAAACGAACAGCGGATGGAAAATGGTCCAGAGCTCTGATTACCGGGGCACAGTCTTCAGAGTATGTCAACATCATATTTGTAGATTATGGGGACAAAGAAATGATATCTGTGAAGAATATTTATTCAATTACTGAAGAGTTTCTGAAGGCTAAGGTTCAGGCTTTTAGGTGCAGCCTTTATAATTTAATTCAGCCAATGGGACAAAatccttttctttgggatgaaaAAGCAATCCAAGCttttattgaatttatagatAATGCACGGGAAAACAATCTTGAATTAAAGTGCACAATATTTGCTCTGGCTTCCATTCATGATGAACTGTTTAATGTGGTGGATCTGCTAACACCTTTCCGGAGTGTATGCCATTTTTTGGTACAAAAGAGACTTGCAAGACCAGTAAAACTTCAGAAACCTTTAGAGTTCTCCATTCAGCTCCATTCTTACTTCTATTCTACCTATGACATGAAAATCGGAAATGAAGAATCAGTGTACATAACACATGTTGATGACCCTTGGACATTTTATTGCCAGCTGGGAAGAAATGCAAGTATTTTAGAACAGCTGTCCCATCATATTACACAATTAAGTCAAGTTTTGCTGCATTTAAGAACATCTCACTTAGTCCCCGGCACATTGTGCCTTGCCAAGTATACTGATGGAAACTGGTGTAGGGGggtgatcatagaaaaagaaccaaataaaGTATTCTTTGTTGATTTTGGGAACATTCATGTGGTAACAAGTGATGATCTGTGCCCAGTGCCTAGTGATGCGCACAGTGTCTTACTTTTGCCCATGCAAGCCATTAAATGTTCGTTATCTGATGTTCCCGATCATATACCGGAAGAAGTTACAGCGTGGTTTCGGGAGACTGTTTTAGATAAGTCATTGAAGGCTCTGGTCGTAGCAAAAGATCCAGATGGAAGACTGATTATTGAACTGTACAATGATAGCATTCAAATTAACGCTACTATTAACGAGAAGTTAGGGCTCCGGGGCTACAAAGGTGggacaaggagaagaaaaagcaaagcatTCCTCTCTACAACTGAAACTCTTGAAGTGAAAAAGGCAGATGTGAAGTTGTCACCTACAGAGTATTTAAGTAAATCAGAGAACAAACCAGATAGTATGGCACTCTTAGGAGAAACATACAAACCTAAGATCAGCTCAGCATGTAGGGAACTCAAATTTTTACAGAGTTCAACAAAGACAAACTTAGTCACTCCGCACCAGGACTCtgtgggaaataaaaataatcaagtgTCTCCATTAACAACAGATAAGAAATTAGAAAGTTCGGCAGAGCCCTCCTTGAAAGCCACAAAACTAGAAGCCTCTCTTTCAGAGAGAAAACTAAGAGATTCATGTGACAAAGGTTTGCCTCTAAAAATTTCTGAGTTCCCTAAAAAGGCCATAATGCCTGGATTTAAAACAACTGTGTATGTTTCTCATATAAATGACCTTTCAGACTTTTACATTCAACTAACAGAAGATGAGGCTGAAATTGATCGtctttcagagaggttaaatgatacTAGAACAAGGCCTGAATATTATGCAGGCCCACCTTTGCAAAGAGGAGATGTAATATGTGCTGTTTTCCCAGAAGACAATTTATGGTATCGTGCTGTGGTCAAGGAACCACAACCCAATGACCTTCTCTCTGTGCAGTTTATAGATTATGGCAATGTCTCTGTGGTTCACACAAACAAAATAGGCAAACTTGACCATGTTAACGCACTGTTACCAGGACTGTGCATTCCCTGTTCCTTAAAGGGATTTGGGGTTCCTGGGATTTTAAACCATAAGGAAGTGATGCATTACTTTTCCCGAAGGACAGATGAGGCTCCAATAAGATGCGAATTTGTTCACTTTCAAGACAAATGGGAAGTTACTCTTGCTGATGAACATGGGATCATAGCCGAAGATATGGTGAGCAGATATGCATTCAGTGAAAAATCTCAACTAGAATTTTCTACCCAAATAGTTCAAGGGGCCTGTTCCACATCGGTCAGCAAAACAGACGTAGACACTTCTATGTTTCTTAACTGGTATAATCCAAAGATGAAGACGATTAGAGCTTATGCCACGGTGATCGACGGACCTGAATATTTTTGGTGTCAGTTTGCGGATACCAAGAAACTTCAGCATTTAGAAGTGAAAGTTCAGACTGCGGGAGAGCAGGCGGCAGATCAGAGAAGTCGTATCCACTGCCCTCGTATTGGAGATCCTTGCATAGTGAGATACAGAGAAGATGGGCATTATTATAGGGCCCTTGTCACCAGCATTTGTGAAGATTATCTTGTGTCCATCAGGCTTGTGGACTTTGGAAACATTGAAGACTCCGTGGACCCAAAAGCACTCTGGAACATCCCTTCTGAGCTTTTGGCTGTGCCCATGCAAGCCTTTCCATGTTGCCTCTCAGGATTTAATATTTCGCAGGGCGCATGCCCTCGTGAGGGATGTGACTACTTTTATGAAATAGTCACAGAAGATGTGTTGGAGATAACAATATTAGACATCAAAAGGGACGTTTGTGATATCCCTTTAGCCATCGTTGACttgaaaagcaaaggtgaaagcattagtgagaaaatgaagaaatattctAAGATTGGTATGAGTAGCAGTGATCTGAGGTATGAAAAAAATGATGCAGAAATAAAGGGAGCTCTCCGGTTCCCCAGTCCCGACGTTGGACTTAAGAAATCAATCAGTAAACTTGGACAAGAGAGAATACTCCATGTTGAATCCCAGACAGCTGAGCTCTTGGAAAGACTCAACAAAGACTTAAAGATCCTTGAAACGCAACCAGGTAAATTCTATGACCCCAAAACTGATAACATTTTTGAAGCTTTTGAAAACCCAGGCAAAAATAAGATTGGCACTGAGTTGCTGGAAGAAAAAATCAAGGGCCTATTTGGTGACAGAGCAAAGTTTGATGATAAGTCCCCAATGTCAGGATTTAACACATTCTTACCACATGCCACCGAGGCAAAGGAGGTCCTGGAACTAAATTCTCTCGAGGTACCACTTTCTCCTGACGACGAGTCCAAAGAGTTCCTGGAGCTGGAATCCATCGAGTTGCAGCATTCCCTGGTCGGGGATGAGGAGAAAGAAGATCTGGGCCTGGTGCCTCCAACCATTACTCTTCCCCAAGGCTGTGACCCAGAGGTCACCCTGCCACCATTGCCAGGGCAGCTGCCCCTCAACTGTGAAGATGAGAAACAGCCTGAACTAGAATTGCCTATAGCCCAGCTGTGTCTGGAGGACAGAATAAACCCTTTGTCTTTAACAGTTAGTCAGAAAGCCCAAGAATCCCTGTGCACTGAAGACGTGAGAGGATCCAGTTGTGCGGAAAGCTCTGATGAGGAGCGTAGGCTGCGCCTGCGCAGACAGACTTGCGATGCCAAGATGCAGATTGAAATGAGTATCTATAAAGAAGAATTTACAGAATGTACAAACAGAGATGCCATGTCATCACTGACCTCTCTGTTTTCTGAAGAAGAATACAGAGATGCAAGGAAACACAATTACACCTTACCAGATCATATCCCAG